The genomic DNA TGGATGACCAGGGGATGCCGGTCGGAGCGGACGAGGCGGACGACTTCGATATCGAATCTCCCGACGATGGCGATGAGCTCTCCGATTTGGATGACATCCCGCACACCAAAGAGATGCTGCCGGCGACCGGGTTGGGATCGGGAGTAATCCTGACGGCCGAGGGGCTGATCATCAGCAACAATCACGTGATTCGCGACGCTCGCCGAGTGATCGTACGGTTGCACGATGGACTGGAAGTCACCGCGACGAAGGTGTTGGGCGATCCGGCCAGCGACATTGCCATCATTCAAATCGAGACCGAAGAAACATTGATTCCGGCCAGGTTAGGGAATTCCAAAGATCTGCAGATCGGGGAATGGGTGCTAGCGATCGGCAGCCCGTTTCGCTTGGATGCAACCGTCAGTGCGGGGATCATCAGCGCGATCGGCCGCCGCTTGGACGCGATTCGCCGCGGTCGTTTGCTGCAGACCGATGCGGCGATCAACCCGGGCAACTCGGGAGGTCCGTTGATCAATCTCGATGGCGAGGTGGTTGGGATCAGCACCGCGATCGCGACCCGCAGCGGCGGTTACCAAGGCATTGGTTTTGCGGTCCCGATCAACCAAGCGAACTGGATCGCTCGCGAGTTGGCCGAATTTGGCGAAGTCCGCCGCGCGTCGATCGGTTTGTCGTTGGCGATGTTAAATGCGCGGATCGCTCGTCAGTTGGAACTGCCGATGAAGACGGGGATCTTGGTCGTCGCGGTCACTAAAAATCATGCCGCTGCCAAAGCCGGTGTCGAACCCTATGATGTGATCTTGGAATTTAATGGCCAAGCAATCGTCAAGCCTCGCGATTTACAAGAGGCGATCGAACGCGAACCGATCGGGTCGACGCAGCAGTTGACATTGTTCCGCAAAGGGGAACGTTTGGAACTGACAGTCACCCTGGAAGCCGCTCTCTAGAATCCTCTTTCGCGGCGGCTTGTTCGCGATACGTTCTCCCCCTGCATTCCTTCCTCGACAAACTTTAACCCAGCGATCCCTATCGTGCTCGAAGCCTTCTTAGAACATTTTTTTGCGTTCGATCTACTCACCTGGTTGCACACCGCCCCGTGGATCTTAATCGCGTTGGGATTGGTCGTCGGCGTGTTGATGCTGGGCAAATCGGCAGACGTGTTGGTCGATGAAGCGACCGAGTTGTCGTTGAAGTTGGGGATGCCACGGGTGATCGTGGGAGCGACGATCGTCAGTCTTGGCACCACCACTCCCGAAGCTGTCGTCAGCGTAATGGCGGCGATCGGCGGAACGCCAGGCTTGGCTTTGGGGAACGCTGTCGGATCGATCATCTGCGACACCGGTCTGATCCTGGGCGTCGCGTGCCTGATCGCGCCGATTCCTTTGGACCGTTGGTTGGTCAATCGCCAGGGTATGGTTCAATTTGGTGCCGGATTGTTGTTGATCGGGATGTGTGTGCCATGGACCCGATTGGGGACCATGATGACCGAGGGAGGCGTGTTGCCGCAGTGGGGCGGTTTCATGTTCCTGGGACTGCTGGCGGTCTACGTCTTGTGGTCGATCCACGTTGCCAAATCGAAAGGTGTCAGCGACGAACCATCCGATGAGAGCGGAGAACCGGAGGCGGTTCGATCGACGGTGGGGATGGTCTTCATGCTGCTGGTCGCCACGTTTTTTGTCGTCGTGTCGTCGGAGATTTTGATCTCCGCAGCGATCGAGACGGCCGCGCGTTTAAATGTTCCCGAAGGAGTGATCGCGGCGACGTTGGTCGCGTTTGGCACCTCGCTGCCCGAGTTGACGATCGCAGTCACCGCCAGCTTAAAAGGTCGCGGCGAATTGGCGATCGGCAACGTGATCGGTGCCGACATCTTGAACGTGTTGTTTGTCGCTGGAGCCGCCGCGGCGGTCACGCCCGTTGGTCTCAACGCGGCGCCGGAGTTTTTCCGAGTCCAGTTCCCCGCGATGTTAGCGGTCTTGATCACCTTCCGCGTGGCGATCATGTGTGCCAAGGGAGACCAATTGCCCCGCTGGGCCGGCGGTCTGTTAGTCGGCTTCTATTTCGCCTACCTCGGCTTCAGTTTCGTGATGCGGTAGCAGGCGTCCAATGGCCCTGCGCTAAGGCTTGTCGATGTTAATTAGCCGTTTGGGCGTTAGCCCCGGTTCCCAGGCCACCAAACCGGGGCTAACGCCCAATCGGCTAATTTAAGGCAGCTCGTTGTGACTAAATCGACAAGCCGGCTAGCGATTCCCAGATCCAGCGTCCCAAAGAGCGACGTTGGCATTGCAGCCGCACAAAGGCTCGCTGCCCGCAGCGCAGCCGCAGGCTTTGCGTTTCGGTCAGCGAGACGTAGGCGTTGATCCGCGGTTCGCACAACTCAAAACGATCCTCTTCGGATTTGATCACCGCCAGGCTGCCGCCGTAGGGAGCGATCAACGCGTCGTCGGGAACAACCTGCGACGCCCGCGATTCGGCGTGAGCGAGATGGGCTTTCCAGGCAGGCTGCCGATGGACGATCACGGTTACCGGCATCTGGCTGCCGTCGTCGCTGAAGTTGGCTTCGCGTTGACTCAGCGAAACCTTCAATCGCTTCCGCTGCTCGAATCCGACAGCTCCCAATTCATCGCCTTGCTGAACGTAACAGCTCTGCAAGAGCTCCAGTTGGCGAGCCACGATCCGACCGTCGCTCGGTGCGCGGACGATCAGGCTGTCGACCTCGGTCTGTTTCTGTTGCCTCTGCTGACGCAATCCGATCAGCCGGGATTTGGCATCGGCTGACTGCGATAGGTCACCGTTCCAACGCGCTCCGCGGAGTTCCTGTTCCAGTTGCAACAGTTCTTTATTCAGCATTCCCAACCGCTGTTGCAGTTCGTCGTTGCGGAGCGTTGCGATCGGTTGGCCGGCGACGACGCGGTCGCCATCGCGAACATGAACGCTGTCGACAAATGCATCCAGCGGAGCGCGGACGATCGCGGGAGGATCGTATTGGACAACCGCCGGAGTGGTCTGGCGCAAATCGGCAGGAACAATAAACAGCAACAGCATCGCGATCGACACCAGTCCGCCCAGCCGAATCGCCAACCGCGCGGCAAACAATTTGCCTTCTCGGTGCAGTTGCCGCAGATGTTGGCTCAATCGCCACAGCGGCAACAGTGCAAAAGAGATCGCGCCGGCGGCGGCGATCAAAATTCCCGCGCCATGAAAAATGGCCGCTGCGGCCAACGTCATTCCCGAGACGGTGAACACCCGGTAGACGGCTGCGGCAAGTCCATAGACTTTTACCCAGACGGGATCCCCCGCGGGCATCGCTGGCTGGCGTGGATCGAGCCCCAGCACGTAACGAGATCCCCAAAACCGCGCGTACGATTGGCCGTATCCGTACAGATTGTCGATGCCGGTGATGTCGGCCAGAGCAAAGTAGCCATCGAACTTCAGCAGCGGGTTGAGGTTAAACAGGATCGAACTGATCGAGGCTAATAGAAAGAGGTCGGCGGCGGCTTGTTGAAGCGGCAGGGATTCGGTCAGATTCCAGGCCAGCAGTGCCAGACCGGCAACCGCCAACTCGACCGCCACGCCGGCAAGGGTTACATGCAACCGCTGCCACCGCGAACGAAACCTCCATGCCGAGGAGACGTCGACGTAGGCGATCGGCATCAGCAGGATGATCGCAAGTCCGGCATCGCGGACCGTACCGCCATACGACTTGCAGGTCCCAGCGTGCGCCGATTCGTGGACGATTTTTAGACCGACCCAAGCGATCGCTAGCCACAGTCCGCGCCAGGGCGTTAACAAGTTCTCGTAGCTGGCGAAGAAGTCGCTCCATTGCCCGGTCATCAACAGCAGACCAAAGACCAGAACCGCTAAACCGGACAACTGCGTCTGCCATGAAAAGAGCCAGCGGCAGCGAGGGACCCAGGCGGTCAGGATCCGATCGGGATCCAACAGCGAAGCTTTCCAAAAATAGCAGCGTCCCAGCAACGCGAGGCATCGCCCCGGCAGCGGTGTCGGGGCGACAGCAGCACCGCCGGTCGCGGCCGCCGTTCCGGTCAATTCATTTTTGATCAGCCACTGGCAAAACGCGGCGGCCGATTCGCGAGACCAATCGCTGGCCGGGCGATCGGCGGTATCGTGTTTCCTCGCATTCCAGACAGCTTCGGGAGTCGCACCGCCGGTCACTGCGGCAAGGAACGCTTGTTCGTCGGGCCCAAGTCGATAGAAGCGATGGTTGTGAGGATCTTCGAGGACACATCCGCCCGCGTCGTCGCTGCGCGGATGCAGGACGAGATCGTCGCGCAATCGCAGGCTCTCTGGCAGGGGCGTCTTCGCTGGCGCTTCGCCGTGGTTTGTCATCTCACCACCCAATCAAACCGCGGAGCGCGTCGTAGGGTCGATGAAACAACAACCAAGCGACCGATCGACGTCCGGCTTGGATACTGGCGGTGCCATGCATCCCGGGGCGAAGTGCAAGGTCTTGATTATCGATGGCAGCTTCGGCGATGAAGACGCTCGCCTCGTCGCGGATTTCGCTGCGTGGATGGATCTGCGTCAGGTGAGCCTGATGATACGCTCCGGCGACGGCGTCCAAGCGGATCGACGTCGGCATGCCGATCTGTACGTTGGCGATGTCCGATTCGGGGATCGCGATCTCGGCGACCAATCGATCCAACGGAGCGATCTCGAACAGATTTTCGCCGACCTGCAACGGGATCCCCTCGGCGCGTTCCAGATCGCCGCTGACGACAACACCTGCGATCGGCGAACGGATTTCGAGATTCTGTTCACGCGACTTGAGCATTTGGATCTCGCTGTGGAGATGTTGCACCTCCAGCCGCTCGAGCTGCGACTTGGAACCATCGCCGCTGGAGAGGGCGGCAGCACGGCGTTGGAGGGCTTGGTCGATCTTGGCTTGCAAGCTGGCGATCTGGGCCAGCAGGTCGCCGCCATCGAGAATCGCAAGGACCTGTCCG from Rosistilla oblonga includes the following:
- a CDS encoding biotin/lipoyl-binding protein, translating into MTNHGEAPAKTPLPESLRLRDDLVLHPRSDDAGGCVLEDPHNHRFYRLGPDEQAFLAAVTGGATPEAVWNARKHDTADRPASDWSRESAAAFCQWLIKNELTGTAAATGGAAVAPTPLPGRCLALLGRCYFWKASLLDPDRILTAWVPRCRWLFSWQTQLSGLAVLVFGLLLMTGQWSDFFASYENLLTPWRGLWLAIAWVGLKIVHESAHAGTCKSYGGTVRDAGLAIILLMPIAYVDVSSAWRFRSRWQRLHVTLAGVAVELAVAGLALLAWNLTESLPLQQAAADLFLLASISSILFNLNPLLKFDGYFALADITGIDNLYGYGQSYARFWGSRYVLGLDPRQPAMPAGDPVWVKVYGLAAAVYRVFTVSGMTLAAAAIFHGAGILIAAAGAISFALLPLWRLSQHLRQLHREGKLFAARLAIRLGGLVSIAMLLLFIVPADLRQTTPAVVQYDPPAIVRAPLDAFVDSVHVRDGDRVVAGQPIATLRNDELQQRLGMLNKELLQLEQELRGARWNGDLSQSADAKSRLIGLRQQRQQKQTEVDSLIVRAPSDGRIVARQLELLQSCYVQQGDELGAVGFEQRKRLKVSLSQREANFSDDGSQMPVTVIVHRQPAWKAHLAHAESRASQVVPDDALIAPYGGSLAVIKSEEDRFELCEPRINAYVSLTETQSLRLRCGQRAFVRLQCQRRSLGRWIWESLAGLSI
- a CDS encoding S1C family serine protease, producing MNPPRIGKPRWLCLILIVAILCAPWAKANAQDDTGPRALSRAFQNAAKLATASVVTVVAYGQNLDDQGMPVGADEADDFDIESPDDGDELSDLDDIPHTKEMLPATGLGSGVILTAEGLIISNNHVIRDARRVIVRLHDGLEVTATKVLGDPASDIAIIQIETEETLIPARLGNSKDLQIGEWVLAIGSPFRLDATVSAGIISAIGRRLDAIRRGRLLQTDAAINPGNSGGPLINLDGEVVGISTAIATRSGGYQGIGFAVPINQANWIARELAEFGEVRRASIGLSLAMLNARIARQLELPMKTGILVVAVTKNHAAAKAGVEPYDVILEFNGQAIVKPRDLQEAIEREPIGSTQQLTLFRKGERLELTVTLEAAL
- a CDS encoding calcium/sodium antiporter, translated to MLEAFLEHFFAFDLLTWLHTAPWILIALGLVVGVLMLGKSADVLVDEATELSLKLGMPRVIVGATIVSLGTTTPEAVVSVMAAIGGTPGLALGNAVGSIICDTGLILGVACLIAPIPLDRWLVNRQGMVQFGAGLLLIGMCVPWTRLGTMMTEGGVLPQWGGFMFLGLLAVYVLWSIHVAKSKGVSDEPSDESGEPEAVRSTVGMVFMLLVATFFVVVSSEILISAAIETAARLNVPEGVIAATLVAFGTSLPELTIAVTASLKGRGELAIGNVIGADILNVLFVAGAAAAVTPVGLNAAPEFFRVQFPAMLAVLITFRVAIMCAKGDQLPRWAGGLLVGFYFAYLGFSFVMR